In a single window of the Elaeis guineensis isolate ETL-2024a chromosome 4, EG11, whole genome shotgun sequence genome:
- the LOC105032373 gene encoding LIM domain-containing protein WLIM2b, which translates to MSFSGTQDKCKACDKTVHFIDLLTADGVPYHKTCFKCSHCKGNLTMCSYSSMDGVLYCKPHFEQLFKETGSFTKKFPTGAKSGDKNELNRTPSKVSYMFSGTQDKCASCKKTAYPLEKITVEGESYHKTCFKCSHGGCTLTPSSYAAIDGILYCKHHFAQLFKEKGSYNHVIKAASMKRNATEQEQEQEQEQAPAEPEPEPEQEQNQS; encoded by the exons ATGTCTTTCAGTGGCACCCAGGATAAATGTAAGGCATGCGACAAGACCGTCCATTTCATCGATCTCTTGACGGCGGATGGGGTTCCCTATCACAAGACCTGCTTCAAGTGCAGCCACTGCAAAGGAAATCTTACG ATGTGCAGCTACTCTTCCATGGATGGAGTACTCTACTGCAAACCTCACTTTGAACAGCTCTTTAAGGAGACCGGCAGCTTCACCAAAAAATTCCCAACAG GTGCAAAATCTGGGGATAAGAATGAACTG AATAGGACTCCAAGCAAGGTGTCCTACATGTTCTCTGGGACCCAAGACAAGTGTGCCAGCTGCAAGAAAACAGCATACCCTCTGGAAAAG ATAACTGTGGAGGGAGAGTCGTACCACAAGACCTGTTTCAAGTGCTCCCATGGGGGGTGCACCCTTACACCTTCATCCTATGCTGCGATTGATGGCATCCTCTACTGCAAACACCACTTTGCGCAGTTGTTCAAGGAGAAGGGAAGCTACAATCATGTAATCAAGGCTGCTTCGATGAAACGAAATGCTACTGAGCAAGAGCAAGAGCAAGAGCAAGAGCAAGCACCGGCAGAGCCAGAACCTGAGCCCGAACAGgaacaaaatcaatcataa